The genomic interval TTTTAGAAACTCTTACTACATTAAAGATACTGGCTGCTAAGCCGCCCCATAGGATGACCATTCCAACTATCATCATGGTTATCGCGCTACCTGACATTTTAAACAACCTCCTTATTCTTAGCTAGAGCATTAGTTTTCCATTTTTTGAAGGATAATAGAACCCCGATAATAATGCTCAAAGCAACTACAAGTACACCTGCATACAAAATTAATTTTGTGGGATATTCTCCGTAATTTTCCTTTAGGTTCTGGCGAATGTTGTCTACCATCATGTAAAGAAGAACAAGAGGAGTTACAACACTTAAGCAGAACTTCCACCATGCACCGATACGTATATCAGAAATAGCATTCGTATGAGACTGTAGTCCATTTAATCCTTTAAATAACCATGCAATCAAGATGACTTCTACTAATCCAGCAGTAACAATTCCAAAATTATTTATGAAGTAGTCAACCACATCAAGTAAATATAATCCGCCATTTGTTGCAAAAAGCAAAGAGATTACAGTTGCTACTAGCCCACTTGTTAGTACCGCTTTTGTCCGTGATACATTGAACTTCTCCTGAACTCCTGCAATAAAGGTCTCCACGATAGAAATAAGTGATGTCATACCTGCAAAAACAAGAGAAAGGAAGAATAATACCCCAAATAGACCATTCATTCCAGGGAACTCATTGATGATACTAGGGAAGACTACAAATGCTAATCCGATCCCACTACTTACTACTTCTTCAACAGCAACACCTTGTTGGTTTGCCATAAAGCCTAGTGCAGCAAACACACCAATACCTGCCAATAATTCAAATCCAGAATTTGCAAATGCAGTAATAAAAGCATTATTATTAATATCCGATTTTTTCGGTAGATAGCTAGAATAAGTGATCATAATAGCAAATCCAATCGATAAAGAGAAGAAAATTTGCCCATATGCTGCAATCCATACCTTGCCGTCAAGAATCATTTCCCAGTTTGGCTTGAAAAATGCATTTAATCCTTGCGTCGCTCCCTCAAGAGTTAAAGCACGAATTACGATTACTAAAAACATAACAATAAGGATAGGAAGGAAAATCTTATTTAATCTTTCAATCCCTTTTGAAACTCCACGATATAAAACAAAGAGAGCAACTGCCCATACACAAAGTACTGGAAGAACAATACCAGGAACTAGTCCACCTATTGTACCAGGTTCATCCGCTATCTTTAAAACACTATTAAAAAAGAAACTTTCAGGGTCTGAACCCCATTGTGTCCCAAATGAATATATCGTAAATTTAATAGCCCATGCGACAATGACTGCATAATAAGTACAGATGACAAAAGCAATTAATAATTGCCACCAGCCAAGCCATTCTGCTTTTTTATTTAAACGGAATAATGATAGTGGTGCTGAACCACGATATTTTTGACC from Niallia sp. FSL W8-0635 carries:
- a CDS encoding sodium-dependent transporter — encoded protein: MEQRQQWGSRYGFILAAVGSAVGLGNIWRFPAVAYENGGGAFFLPYLFAIITAGIPILILEFTIGQKYRGSAPLSLFRLNKKAEWLGWWQLLIAFVICTYYAVIVAWAIKFTIYSFGTQWGSDPESFFFNSVLKIADEPGTIGGLVPGIVLPVLCVWAVALFVLYRGVSKGIERLNKIFLPILIVMFLVIVIRALTLEGATQGLNAFFKPNWEMILDGKVWIAAYGQIFFSLSIGFAIMITYSSYLPKKSDINNNAFITAFANSGFELLAGIGVFAALGFMANQQGVAVEEVVSSGIGLAFVVFPSIINEFPGMNGLFGVLFFLSLVFAGMTSLISIVETFIAGVQEKFNVSRTKAVLTSGLVATVISLLFATNGGLYLLDVVDYFINNFGIVTAGLVEVILIAWLFKGLNGLQSHTNAISDIRIGAWWKFCLSVVTPLVLLYMMVDNIRQNLKENYGEYPTKLILYAGVLVVALSIIIGVLLSFKKWKTNALAKNKEVV
- a CDS encoding methionine/alanine import family NSS transporter small subunit, translated to MSGSAITMMIVGMVILWGGLAASIFNVVRVSKKAK